A single window of Candoia aspera isolate rCanAsp1 chromosome 3, rCanAsp1.hap2, whole genome shotgun sequence DNA harbors:
- the IK gene encoding protein Red, with protein MPERDSEPFSNPLAPDGHDVDDSHSFHQSKLTNEDFRKLLMTPRAAPTSAPPSKSRHHEMPREYNEDEDPAARRRKKKSYYAKLRQQEIERERELAEKYRDRAKERRDGVNKDYEETELISTTANYRAVGPTAEADKSAAEKRRQLIQESKFLGGDMEHTHLVKGLDFALLQKVRAEIASKEKEEEELMEKPQKETKKDEDPENKIEFKTRLGRNIYRILFRNKAYERNELFLPGRMAYVVDLDDEYADTDIPTTLIRSKADCPTMEAQTTLTTNDIVISKLTQILSYLRQGTRNKKLKKKDKGKLDEKKPPEADMNIFEDIGDYVPSAAKVPREKERERYRERDRERERERDREHERDREREREREREEEKKRHSYFEKPKADDEPNDIDKGPGSAKELIKSINEKFAGSAGWEGTESLKKTEDKMQVGDFFGMSNSYAECYPATMDYIAVDSDEEVDYSKMDQGNKKGPLGRWDFDTQEEYSEYMNNKEALPKAAFQYGIKMSEGRKTRRFKETNDKAELDRQWKKISAIIEKRKKMEADGVEVKRPKY; from the exons ATGCCGGAACGAGACA GTGAGCCATTCTCCAACCCTTTAGCCCCAGATGGCCATGATGTGGATGATTCTCATTCTTTCCACCA GTCTAAATTGACCAATGAAGACTTTCGTAAGCTTCTTATGACTCCACGGGCAGCACCAACATCTGCACCACCTTCAAAATCTCGCCATCATGA gATGCCAAGGGAGTACAATGAAGATGAAGATCCTGCTGCtcgcaggagaaagaaaaaaag CTATTATGCAAAACTACGCCAACAAGAGATTGAGCGCGAGAGGGAATTGGCAGAGAAATACAGAGATCGTGCCAAGGAAAGACGAGATGGTGTCAACAAAGATTATGAAGAAACAGAATTAATCAGTACAACTGCCAATTACAGGGCGGTAGGACCCACTGCAGAGGC AGATAAATCAGCAGCAGAAAAGAGGCGGCAATTGATTCAGGAGTCCAAATTCTTGGGTGGTGACATGGAACACACTCACTTGGTGAAGGGGCTTGATTTTGCTTTGCTGCAAAAG GTACGGGCAGAGATTGccagcaaagaaaaggaagaagaagaactaATGGAAAAGCCCCAAAAAGAAACTAA GAAGGATGAAGatcctgaaaataaaattgaattcaaGACCCGCCTGG GCCGTAACATCTATCGGATACTATTCAGGAACAAGGCATACGAGCGAAATGAGCTCTTCCTGCCAGGGAGAATGGCTTATGTGGTGGATCTTGATGATGAGTATGCCGACACAGATATTCCCACAACTTTGATTAGAAGTAAGGCTGATTGCCCGACTATGGAG GCCCAGACCACACTGACTACAAATGATATTGTAATCAGTAAGCTGACTCAGATTCTCTCCTACTTGAGGCAAGGCACCCGTAATAAAAAGCTCAAGAAAAAGGATAAAG GGAAACTGGATGAGAAGAAACCCCCAGAGGCAGACATGAA TATTTTTGAAGATATTGGAGATTACGTACCATCTGCGGCAAAAGTGCCACGAGAAAAGGAACGAGAGAGATACAGGGAACGGGACCGAGAACGGGAGAGAGAGCGAGATAGGGAACATGAGCGAGATCgtgaacgagagagagagagggaacgtgaagaggagaagaagaggcaCAGCTACTTTGAGAAACCCAAAGCTGATGATGAG cCTAATGATATAGACAAAG gACCTGGCTCAGCCAAAGAGTTGattaaatcaatcaatgaaaAATTTGCTGGTTCTGCTGGCTGGGAAGGGACAGAATCAT taaaaaaaactgaagacaAAATGCAAGTGGGTGATTTCTTTGGAATGTCGAACAGCTATGCCGAATGCTACCCTGCAAC AATGGATTACATTGCTGTGGATAGTGATGAAGAAGTAGACTATAGTAAAATGGATCAG GGAAACAAAAAAGGACCTCTAGGTCGCTGGGACTTCGATACACAAGAGGAATATAGCGAGTACATGAATAATAAAGAGGCTCTACCCAA AGCAGCATTCCAGTATGGAATCAAGATGTCTGAAGGCCGTAAGACACGCCGTTTCAAGGAGACCAATGACAAGGCTGAACTAGATCGGCAGTGGAAGAAGATTAGTGCG AtcattgaaaaaagaaagaagatggagGCTGATGG GGTTGAGGTGAAGAGGCCAAAATATTGA
- the NDUFA2 gene encoding NADH dehydrogenase [ubiquinone] 1 alpha subcomplex subunit 2: MAASSVVRAIGSNLAQNLKEIRIHLCQHSAASQGARDFIEQHYVTLKKANPNFPILIRECSNVHPMLWARYAFGLEKNVSLNNLNVEQVAKALENAVNSKI; the protein is encoded by the exons ATGGCGGCGTCCTCAGTTGTCCGAGCCATTGGGAGCAATCTCGCCCAGAATCTCAAGGAAATCCGGATCCACCTTTGCCAGCACTCGGCGGCTAGTCAGGGGGCCCG AGATTTCATTGAACAGCACTATGTCACTTTGAAGAAGGCAAATCCAAACTTCCCCATCTTGATCAGAGAGTGCTCCAATGTTCATCCCATGCTTTGGGCTAGATATG cttTTGGCCTAGAGAAGAATGTGTCGCTGAATAACCTAAATGTGGAGCAAGTTGCCAAAGCCTTGGAGAATGCTGTTAATAGCAAAATATAA